Proteins from a single region of Polaromonas sp. JS666:
- a CDS encoding GAF domain-containing protein, with protein sequence MTYRQSSALLQTQPFFATEQQRLALARERFFEEGTRPSGLVSEGVIQSWYRCMQAHRNPNEPTSFNTVTRNRVHSVLSRNRMFLDAATDELMRLETMLAGTACRAMLTDAHGVVVHATRSTASHDRLLQLASRVGVNLAEESVGTTAPGIVVRTGQPCIVRSAEHFFECMQIIQCAAAPIRNIHQQVAGVLNVSIESHSFGFDAASMVALHATSIENRLLQAQSREHIIVRLQTMPTLLGTPMEGLAGVNSDGMVTWINGVAARLLGVLQVGPWTQLSEVFGLKPRELAALTRRADATLHQLPNGLAVWLLAHMQCADGAKEVFSLGSHQEDAQTTAEPEPATAAPDITPASPTNLRQSELQLVERTLAEYGGNVSKAARALGVSRGFVYRHLNRPPPAPADVSTP encoded by the coding sequence GTGACATACCGTCAATCTTCAGCACTCCTTCAGACGCAACCGTTCTTCGCTACAGAGCAGCAACGACTCGCACTCGCACGCGAGCGCTTTTTCGAGGAAGGGACTCGTCCGTCGGGACTGGTCAGTGAAGGCGTCATTCAGTCCTGGTACCGTTGCATGCAGGCCCACCGTAACCCGAACGAGCCCACCAGCTTCAACACGGTGACCCGCAACCGCGTCCACTCGGTGCTGTCGCGCAACCGCATGTTCCTGGATGCCGCTACCGACGAGCTAATGCGACTCGAAACCATGCTCGCTGGCACCGCCTGCCGAGCCATGTTGACAGACGCCCATGGCGTGGTGGTGCACGCCACGCGATCGACCGCCAGCCATGACAGGTTATTACAGCTGGCAAGCCGCGTCGGTGTCAACCTGGCCGAGGAAAGTGTGGGAACAACCGCACCCGGAATCGTGGTGCGAACCGGCCAGCCCTGCATCGTGAGGTCAGCAGAACACTTCTTCGAGTGCATGCAGATAATCCAGTGCGCAGCCGCACCGATCCGCAACATTCATCAGCAGGTGGCCGGTGTGCTGAACGTGTCGATCGAATCGCATTCGTTCGGCTTTGATGCCGCTTCGATGGTTGCCCTGCATGCCACCTCTATCGAAAACCGGCTACTGCAAGCCCAGTCCCGCGAGCACATCATCGTCCGCCTGCAAACCATGCCCACCCTGCTGGGTACGCCGATGGAGGGGTTGGCAGGCGTGAACAGCGACGGCATGGTAACTTGGATCAACGGCGTGGCGGCGCGCCTGCTCGGCGTGTTGCAAGTCGGCCCGTGGACACAGTTGAGTGAGGTGTTCGGGCTCAAACCCCGGGAACTGGCCGCATTGACCCGGCGGGCCGACGCCACGCTGCATCAGCTCCCGAACGGGCTCGCCGTCTGGTTGCTCGCGCACATGCAGTGCGCTGATGGTGCGAAAGAAGTGTTCAGCCTGGGCAGTCACCAAGAAGACGCGCAGACCACGGCGGAACCAGAACCGGCCACTGCAGCACCGGACATAACACCGGCTTCACCCACCAACCTGCGCCAATCTGAGTTGCAACTGGTTGAACGGACGCTCGCCGAGTACGGCGGCAATGTTTCAAAAGCGGCACGCGCACTGGGCGTCTCTCGTGGTTTTGTCTACCGTCATCTGAATCGCCCGCCTCCGGCCCCAGCGGATGTGAGCACCCCCTGA
- a CDS encoding alpha/beta hydrolase, which translates to MKPSTEADFLRVLYQSWSDRMAENPALTIADLRGLFDEWHQPTREPEGVTYKFETVAGVEALWALPLDADPRKVILYTHGGGFAVGSAASHRKLAGHLAKHLGVTAIVLDYRRAPEHPFPAQLEDATAVYRALLARGFKANNITTSGDSAGGNLAIATVLKLRDDGVALPGAVIAFSPWLDMEHVGKTLQTNAATDALVSKAVLEAMSGMFLGEQGSRTNPLANPLKASYQGFPRLYLNAGSQETLLDNATDLAGIAKAAGVDVTLSVVDGMQHVFPFLAGRAVEADDELRRIAQWFKAA; encoded by the coding sequence ATGAAACCTTCAACCGAGGCGGACTTTCTTCGCGTGCTCTACCAGAGCTGGTCCGACCGCATGGCGGAGAACCCGGCGCTGACCATCGCCGATCTGCGCGGCCTCTTCGACGAGTGGCACCAACCGACCCGTGAGCCTGAAGGCGTGACCTACAAGTTCGAGACCGTCGCCGGGGTCGAGGCCCTCTGGGCGCTACCGCTTGACGCCGACCCCCGCAAAGTCATCCTCTACACCCACGGTGGCGGTTTCGCGGTCGGCTCAGCCGCCAGCCACCGCAAGCTCGCCGGGCACCTGGCCAAACACCTGGGCGTCACGGCCATCGTGCTGGACTACCGGCGCGCGCCCGAGCATCCCTTCCCGGCCCAGCTCGAAGACGCGACCGCGGTGTACCGTGCACTCCTGGCGCGCGGCTTCAAGGCAAACAACATCACCACCAGCGGCGACTCGGCCGGCGGCAACCTGGCCATCGCCACCGTGCTCAAGCTGCGCGACGACGGCGTGGCGCTGCCGGGCGCGGTCATCGCTTTCTCGCCCTGGCTCGACATGGAGCACGTCGGCAAGACGCTGCAGACCAACGCCGCCACCGACGCCCTGGTGAGCAAGGCCGTGCTGGAGGCCATGTCCGGCATGTTCCTGGGCGAGCAAGGCTCGCGCACCAACCCGCTGGCCAATCCGCTCAAGGCCAGCTACCAGGGTTTTCCGCGCCTGTACCTCAATGCCGGCTCCCAGGAAACCCTGCTCGACAACGCCACCGACCTGGCCGGGATCGCCAAAGCCGCAGGTGTGGACGTCACCCTCTCGGTGGTGGACGGCATGCAGCATGTGTTCCCGTTCCTGGCTGGCCGGGCGGTCGAAGCGGATGACGAACTGCGCCGCATCGCCCAATGGTTTAAGGCTGCTTGA